The following is a genomic window from Gadus morhua chromosome 23, gadMor3.0, whole genome shotgun sequence.
GGCGTTCTGACAGACTCGGCTTGCCTGCAGCAATGGCATAGTGTGGAAGAAACCCATCTGGTGTGACGTGGGTGGCTTTATGTCCTAATGTTGGATTAAGAAACATATTTTAATCTGTTTTCTGGTGGTTTAACATCTTCCTCTGAATTGGTCCTATCCAGCTGGAGAAGAGAGGCGAGAGGAGGGCAGAGGCTGAGAAGCTGCTGGCAAAAGCTCAGGAAGCAGGTAAACATCATGGTTATCACATTATTTACTTTAAGATTATGAGCTGCAACATTGATGGGTAAATGCCATTTTCGAATGGCATAATTTTCACGTCCAAAAGTCTGTATATTATCTGGACATATCATTTTGTAAAATATGTGTTCTGTCCATAACCAGGCGAGCAGGAAAACATCGACAAATTCAGCAAACGACTGGTCAAGGTCACCAAACAGCACAACGATGAATGCAAAAAACTTCTGACCCTCATGGGTGTGCCCTACATCGAGGTTAGCTCAACTCTTATCTACTCAAGTTCTTTGCTGTGTCTGTGAATGCACACTGAAGACACCTCGATATCTGCCTTTCTCAATGGTGTGGATGCTTAGAATCACCTCAGCTTGCATGGATCTCAGTCAATCTCGATGGGAAAATGATTCACACAAATGCGTTCGACACAGTATAGTATATTGTGTATTTGCAAGCATGAAGCTGATGGTACTTAAATGGTCTCCATTATCGTTCTTGAACAAAAATGTTAAATTATCATTTAGGATATAATATTTTCTTGAATAGTTTTCATACCAGTGTAATTAATCCTGAAAGGATTTCATGTGTTCCCCTCAAAAAGCCACTGTGTTAAGTTAAATGTTTTTTCCTTACAGGCGCCTTGCGAGGCTGAGGCCAGCTGCGCCGCTCTTGTTAAGGGGGGAAAGGTCTTCGCCACGGCAACGGAGGACATGGACGGGCTCACATTCGGGACCAACGTCCTCCTCAGGCACCTGACGGCCAGTGAAGCCAAGTATGGATGCTCTCTTCAGATCCGTCCGTTATTTAAAAGTGTTTTATTTAAGCTAGTAAGTTGATGAACCCATATAGGCTCATGGTTTTTACCAATATATCGAAATGTATATTTGTCTTGTGTAAAGAAAGATTTTGCAAATTACAATATGAACAGTATGTATaaaacgtttgtgtgtttgtccagtTATCTGTGTCTCTTTTCAGCAGTGCTGTGTAAAGCAATACACTTGCCCAATATTGAGATGGAGACGTTGACTCTCGGTTCTCTTGTGATTTTCTAGGAAACTTCCGATCCAAGAGTTCAGCTTTAATCGCTTGCTGCAGGATATCGGCCTGACCAATGAACAGGTGGGATTTCCTTTCAAAAACACACGCAATGCCGTGCATAAAACTAGCTCTTCTCTTCATTTGGACAATGCACACAAACCGTTGATCATTCACACTCAGATATGTGTGCATGAAGTGGTTTGCGCAAGCCTTTTACTGGAAGGTGTTTGCTTATCAGCTAATAATCCGGATGTGTTTCCATGTTGGATCCGTCTCAGTTTGTGGACCTTTGCATCCTGCTGGGCTGCGACTACTGCGGCACCATCAAGGGGATCGGCCCCAAGCGCGCCATCGACCTCATCAAGCAGCACGGCTCCATCGAGGAGATCCTGGATAACCTGGACCCCAAGGTGGGTTCCCCTCCAGTGGTCCAGTGGTCCGCTGGCACCTGTAGATGTCTGAATTTTCACATGGCAAAGGTTTAGGCTGGAAAGAATGCTAGATGCAAAATAGTAATTGCATCTAGTATTGGGATGTTTTATAATTCTGTAGTATATTGGGTATACCAACATTAACTGGACTGACCCAGACGTTACTCTGGGTCAGTCCAATTATTATCGACAACCCGAAAACGTGGCTCTCCCGCAAAGTCATCTTTTGATTCAAATTTCAAAATGTAACCTCTATTTGAACTAGCTTTATAATTAATACAAATGTTATGAAACTTATAATAATATGTAATGTAATGCGTCTCTCCTGCGTCCCCGTGCAGAAGCACCCTCCCCCCGAGGACTGGCTGTTCAAGGAGGCCCGCCGCCTCTTCCTGGCCCCCGACGTGGTGGACTGCGCCACGGTGGACCTCAAGTGGAACGAGCCCTCTGAGGACGACCTCATCCAGTTCATGTGCACAGAGAAGCAGTTCAGGTACGCCCTGCCtccacaccaccaacaccaccaacaccaccaacaccaccaacaccaccaacaccaccaacaccaccaacaccaccaacaccactaaCACCAGCATGAATGGAAACAGAAGGACAAACACTGTAGCAGGTCACATGGGAGCATTCGATTACTCTGTAGTGTTACTGTCGTGATGGTAACCGGGCTAGCAGTCCACTACATTTCATGTGTCTTCACATATAGAAATGGGCATTTGTAAGGCAACAACGTTGGCTGGGATGGTTATGGTGGCTCTGGCCTAGTTGGTGTGACCCCCAATGGGCATTGGTTACCACATTCTCAGTTCTCTGGATGTCCATCATTGTTAAGTACCTTCTATTCAAATGGGCCCCCCCACATTCACCTTAAAGGGATTGCATGGTTACATATTATGTGGcttttaactgtgtgtgtgtgtgtgtgtgtgtgtgcttcatcaTGCAGTGAGGACAGAATCCGTAACGGCTGTAAGAAGATGTCGAAGAGCAGACAGGGCAGCACCCAAGGAAGATTGGATTCCTTCTTCAGTGTGACTGGATCGCTGTCCTCTAAGCGCAAGGTAACCAGAGGCCCGAAACAAACAGCCAGGGAGCGATCACGCTGGCTGGTGGACCTAGATAATCTAGTTGGTTCATTATTTTAATCAAGCCTCAATTTAACCATCTGACATTAGACACCAAATCAGACCTCCTGGACAACATCTCCAGCGAAAACACACAGGTTATGTACGATGACTGATTCTGATTGGATAGAACGGCCTTCTGCTCAAACCAAATGGaacttgtgtatttgtgttgtcaCAATATCTCAGTAGGGCTCTTGAGTGCCCTTCTTTGTTTTCTGCGCTGGTTGAAATCGAACCCGTCGACAAACCTCAGCCAACCTTCTTTGGTGTTGGTTTTTGACGCAGTGTGGAAGCTCCCTGAGCCTCAACTTTTCCTCAACAAGCTGGTTGATACAATATTGATTCCTCTCTTTATGAAAATAGATTTAGTAATCCCCGTACCTTCTTTATAATGGCTAGTTTTAAATGGGTTATATTATGCCACCAGATGTGTAGACTGATCTAGGCAGGATACATCTAgctggacactcccacttggaTGTCACTAAGGCACTTAATTCCCTATTCCTTCTTTGCAGCGGTTTTAGAGCGTGGTTGGAGCTATGTAGTGCACTGTGTTAATCCTTCTCATGTCTCCTTGCCTCCCAGGTGCCTGATGCCAAAGGATCAgcaaagaagaagcagaagaccGGGGCCACACCAGGCAAATTTAAGAAGGGAAAATAGACCGCCTGGTTGTCTTAAATGAGTTGACAGAGTCCTGGACACTGTTTATTTGTCTTGGTGAATAAagagttttgttttattttgtcaatGATGTGTGAATGAATCTCAGCTGAGCaatgttttacataatttatTTCAGTTTACAGAAGAATTTCCCTTTCAAATGTAATGGCTCTTTGTAGACAACAAATATTAAGTCATTATTTTACAGCACAGGGTcaatggggaaaaaaaacaagtccCCTTTTGCATAAGTAGGCATAATAAACATTAAGGTGTTAAGGTGCAGTTCAATGCTTCAGCTCAAATTACACCCAGCTAGCATCAACTCCTTTATACAAAGCGAGCACTCAACACTGGCTTTACGTTCATTTCAATTGTATTCATCGGCTCCCATCTGCCCAATGCAGTTGAAATAAGGCGTTTTGTCAGCACATTGGTCAATacagtatttgttttgtgtcCAATCAAATGAACATGCCAAGAACCAGCGGGCCAACAACATAGCTGGATTCAGGGACTAGATTGTCGAAGACGCTGCTAATATGTTGAACGATAAAACTAGGAATAACCTAATACTAGTAACGTTCGATTATTGTTCCCCTCCACCCGTTTTCTCCATTTCTAAGTTGCATAAAAGTATGTAGACATCATTCATATTGTACTTTCAGTCCCGTTAAAGCTCAAAAGCTCTTGAATAATATAAAGGTAAACTTTGGATAAACAGTGAAAAAAATTGCATTCTCTATAGCAAACTACCATACACACCATGTATGGAAACAAGTTTACATATATAAGATCTTTCTTCACATCAAAAGGCATGAGTTAAAACATACTTTGTCAAGTGCCATCAAAAGACACGTTTGGTTGAGCTGCTGTCTTTACGCTTTGGTATCCATATCTGAGTACACCAACAGGGCCTCCCCAACAAGGCTGAAGAACACACTGGAACAAAAAAGCAAGCGTCAGTTAACACTCCCAAGAACCCACAGGAGTGTGGTGAAGATTTATCCAATATAAATCTGTTCCCTGggtgaagatgagatgatggaTGGAAGGTCTAAGGCAGGCTGGGAGACTCACCAGGCAAAGGACGGTATGTTGGGGTCCAGGGGGAAggccaggggggagagggttacAGCAGCCAGCTGTGGTGGGTTTGGGAGAGATTTCACTAAGGATATGTCACCAACTGATTAACAGTATGTTAGTCGATCATGAAGACATTTTATCAAAGTTATGCATTTTTGTTGCAAAAATGCTCAAATGATAAAGGACAACCAAAGAAGAAATTACCTTGGACAGGAATGTCCAGGTCCTAGACTCCTCCAGGGACAACCCACTCTTAAGCTTTACTGTTGCCAATAGCAGAAGAAAACCCAGCAAGGCACTGTGAAATAAGAGTAATAAATTAGTTATGTATTATAGCAGCAGGGTTCTCCCAagagtatatatattatttgcaGATTTTCATTGAATAACCATTTCCATATCTATAAATACAACGCCATTAATATTAAAAACAAAGATTGGTGATTGCCTGTCAGGAGAATGATGGTTTATTATAAAATATTCAGTGTAGACACCACCTGTCTTTTCAGCTTTTCCTGAAGGCAACGAGGAGTGCCACGTCAAAGAACTCATGTTTGCTCTTCTAGCCTACTAGAATGAATTAACCTCCATTATCTACCACACAAGCTGCTTTCACCATAGAAACGTGTCCTTAAGTACCTCTCAAACACCAGTGATTACACTGTGACACAACACTggatgagtgtgcgtgcgtgcgtgcgtgcgtgcgtgcgtgcttgcgcgcgtgtgtgtgtgtgtgactaaaaCATGGTGATGCTGAACAAGGGATGCTTTGCATTTAAACTGTCCTTTGCTACCACAACGAAACCCAACCTTAACTAAGGACAACTAGCGGGTAGACACAAAAAGTCCTCACCTGGCACAGCAGCCCCAATGAAATGTATAGGAAGCAAGGAGTGGAAACTCCCAGGCAGCGAACAGGTCTCCTGGAAGCAGACCACATTAGCAACAGGATccattacatttaaatgatgCATAAAAGATGACAACAAGGTAAGCCTTtacaatgcatatattttccGTTTGTCCTGTTTTAATAATAACCGATAGTCCGAAGAACTGTTTAAACGGAAATCTGTATTTGTGATGGAACAAGATGGTATATTTACCATGACATATCTCATAGTAGGTACACAATATAAAAGATACCATCATTATATCTTACCAGTGGGGTGAGCAGCAAGGGCCAGCAGACAGATGCTATGGGTTAAAAAAGGTATGTTATTAatattacacacacagccaaaaacATCTTGTTGCATCCCATGCTGGATGTGGTGTGGGACTAGCTAGCATGTAGCATAGCAGTTATTATAATCCTTATAGTTCTGTTGTACTATGTGTCTGTCCATTTGTTGTGTTATGTTTAAAAAGGTTATTATTGGGTTCATGGTTATTTTGGTGTTATTTCGTTTGTCAAGACCTTGATCTAATGTGGACAATAGGTTTTCAGGGTTAAAGTTGAGTCGCTAGTCATGTGTAAAGAATAAAACAAGATCTATATGTTGCGGTTGTGTTCTTTATCACTCAAACTCTTCAATGGCTGTAAGAAGTACAGCTCACCACAATATTGTTATTCTTCACTACAGCATACTTTTCTGTAGGAcgatatatattcaatattgtCTTCTTACACAAGGTTGTGACGTATTTCGGAGGTCTATTACTTTAGATTTCCTTACCTGAACATGTAGTTAATGTACTGCTGGTCAAAGACACTGTAAAGAGAGCACAAAATCAGAGCTTTATTTCAATAAATCCTTCAAATCTAAGGGGTTAATTTGGCCGTAGGATAGTGAACAAGTTGCAATACGTTATTTAAGTTTCTTGTGGAAAATGTATGTAGATGTATTCATAAAGAAGttatatttttgttgttgatgtttcagAATAATCAATCCATTTCACTGTGTTAGACTCTTCACAGGACTTGCCTTAGCTGGATGGATTTGAAACGGATTCGGAACACTCTGTACGCGCCTAAAAATAAGAAGATGAATATGAAATCAGATCAAGTTCTGTGGAAAGCACTCCAAGTCAGTACAATCAGAAACTTTACATTTTTAGCCGGCAGTAATTCCTGGCAAAGTGATGCAAAGCCAATTTCAATAAACTAAATCTTTATACCCTTTAAGTACCCAGAAACTGGCAAGCTGATGATACTTACCAACACAAGCCAGATGACAAACTGCCCAGCCATAAGTATTCAAATCAAACTGTAAGAAAGGTAAACGTTCTTCAAAGTCCAAATGTCCCGAAAAAAATgcaattgttattttttattgatgaaTGTTGTAAATACATCTTAAGTAGACAAGTAAGTAAATGAATGTAATAATTACCCCAGGATTGTGTATAGGGAGGTTGATGGCAGAAAAAAACATGATACACATACTACATGAACCAAAAGGGAAAAAGAACCAGGGGGAAATTTTTGTAATGGGTTTGCagagaaataataacaaaatataaagAGAGAACTATGATATCTAGCTCTTTACAGCAACACAATGACATTTAATCATTTTAGAATATGTATACAAACCTTGAAAGCTTGGACCAAGAAGTCTTCTGCTAATGATAAGGAAAAAAACACCATATATGTCAGAGGCCAAGCCCTCCACATTCAAGCTAGGCAAATTACATGACAGTCTATCGGCCTGTTTTAAGTCAATTCCCATTTTTTCTTATTTACATCTGTTGATTTATCATCCAAGTGAATAAGACAAAACCATCCACAGAATACATGAGCGTAGCTGAATGAGTCCTATCATGAGGGCAGCCCCTGCCTGCACCCACCTCTTTATGAACGACCCTCAGCAGAAGGTAGCTGACGACATGGGAGGCGTTTTGGACGGTGAAGAAATAAGGAACGGCctgagaagaagagaaaaggacaaaAGGGAAAAATCAAATGTTGCCCGGATATCACAGCCCCTTACGTCGGAGGAAAAGTCTGAAAAGTAGACCCACTACCACAAGTAGCCCACAATGTCTCGCGTAGTCTGCTGTGATGCATCGCTGAGCGTTGGGGAGTCAGAACAGACGACGTACCATGCGGGATAAAGCCCGGGAGCCAGCGTAGATGGAGCCAAGGAACATGAGGGACCCTGGGAGCCAGGAGACGACTGCAGACCTAAAGGATGGAAGCAAGGTGTGAGATGCAGAACCCTCTCCAACCATTCACATGGATGGGTTTGAACCTGGAACATCAGCAGACCACGCGTGTAAGCGTTTCCGAAAAAGATGCCAAACCCAAATCCCAAATCTGCGGTTATGACTAGCATCTCAGAAAGTCTATTGAATGATTTCTCAATCCTGCCCCAAATGACCACCGATTTGTAGAGAAGTCAACCGTGCCCTTAATTGTTATGTATTCTATTTGAACAGAAAGGTTACTTTACTAAACCCAGAGGGGGAATGATTAGGTTTCAACTCACCTGGAGATGCGGCTCAACTCCACCCACCCAAGCCTCCCAGACAGCAGAAGAAGCACAGCTCCCACTAAGGTCTGCCATCTGAGATACAACATATAAGGCAAAGATAAGTGGCAGCAGTGtaacatatacacaaatatagaGATTGTTGCAATATATGGATTGTATTACTTCAAATCTCAAAAGACTTACCCTTGAAATAAGGTTGGAAACGTGAACTTTAAAACAGACAAGACAAACTGAAAAACAATGAAAAGCAAAGCATGATGACAGTATCACTGGTAGAGGATAAACCAGACTATAGACAATATTCCAGAAAATGACCACTTGGGCCACCCATTCTAGGACTGTTTACACTGTCATGGCATTGTAACTTGCTTTGGAAAGTGGCATGCATATTAAATATATAGGACTCAGTCATTAGGAACGTCTAAAACAGTGAAGCTATAGGCTATTCAAATATTATGTTTCTTAAATACATGCATGTCACAGCTTAAGTAAGTATTGAATGTATAACAATGGATATTTTAATGTCAATAGTATTTATTGACTTAAAAATACTCAATAGGCCTATCCAAATACTTTGGATAGGCCTAATCCAATACAGCTTGCCTGTTTAGATAATGCATGACTGGAGGTCCAGAAACACTCAACTTTATTCTAGTTCTAATATCTGCCATCGAATGGTAGTAGTCGATAGAGTCCATTATTGACATCAGATTATTTCTCTAATTCACAATCTGACTCTAATAACCTGCAATGCAGCTGTGGAAAACTACCAACCTCTGTACAGCTTTGTGAAGTGATATCACTAATGTGGTACTGCAACTTAAACTACAGAAGAAAGGAATCAAATAGGTTATGACTCTGCAAACTCAAAACTCACAAACTTTACCTTATTGGTGAAACATGATCCAACGAAGACGATGCTGAACACCAGTCCAGTCATATGCCCTTTCCACTGCATGCTGCCCTCCCCTCACATAACGGAGGACCCATAACTTACAATGCGACCCATGTTTTTACATAGTGATCATTCGTATGGGATCATTCGttaaacaatttaaaaaaacttgatcTGAAGACAGTTAACCCAAGCTGCGACACGTCACGCGTCCAGAACAGCGCTGGTCTTCGGTCACATGGTTCCGCAGCGTTTCCGTGTTTACAGCGGGCTGGTCTGAGAGTAGGGTTTACAGTTCCTAACGATGGTGCGCAGCAGACATGGCATTTCTGAAGACAAAAGAGCGATCTAAAGAAAGGTAGGCACATTGACAACTCTATGAATCAGCCCTTACTTCTACATTGGGAGTGTATCTCGTATTAAATGGGCAAGATGGGTTTTAACAGTGGCTACTAGGCCAGTCCTCGGAAGATCCTTGGT
Proteins encoded in this region:
- the tmem241 gene encoding transmembrane protein 241 isoform X2, whose translation is MQWKGHMTGLVFSIVFVGSCFTNKFVLSVLKFTFPTLFQGWQTLVGAVLLLLSGRLGWVELSRISRSAVVSWLPGSLMFLGSIYAGSRALSRMAVPYFFTVQNASHVVSYLLLRVVHKEKTSWSKLSSMCIMFFSAINLPIHNPGFDLNTYGWAVCHLACVGAYRVFRIRFKSIQLSVFDQQYINYMFSICLLALAAHPTGDLFAAWEFPLLASYTFHWGCCASALLGFLLLLATVKLKSGLSLEESRTWTFLSKLAAVTLSPLAFPLDPNIPSFACVFFSLVGEALLVYSDMDTKA
- the tmem241 gene encoding transmembrane protein 241 isoform X1, which produces MQWKGHMTGLVFSIVFVGSCFTNKFVLSVLKFTFPTLFQGWQTLVGAVLLLLSGRLGWVELSRISRSAVVSWLPGSLMFLGSIYAGSRALSRMAVPYFFTVQNASHVVSYLLLRVVHKEQKTSWSKLSSMCIMFFSAINLPIHNPGFDLNTYGWAVCHLACVGAYRVFRIRFKSIQLSVFDQQYINYMFSICLLALAAHPTGDLFAAWEFPLLASYTFHWGCCASALLGFLLLLATVKLKSGLSLEESRTWTFLSKLAAVTLSPLAFPLDPNIPSFACVFFSLVGEALLVYSDMDTKA
- the fen1 gene encoding flap endonuclease 1, with the protein product MGIHGLAKLIADQAPGAIKEQDIKSYFGRKIAIDASMCIYQFLIAVRQDGNLLQNEDGETTSHLMGMFYRTIRMLEYGIKPVYVFDGKPPQLKSGELEKRGERRAEAEKLLAKAQEAGEQENIDKFSKRLVKVTKQHNDECKKLLTLMGVPYIEAPCEAEASCAALVKGGKVFATATEDMDGLTFGTNVLLRHLTASEAKKLPIQEFSFNRLLQDIGLTNEQFVDLCILLGCDYCGTIKGIGPKRAIDLIKQHGSIEEILDNLDPKKHPPPEDWLFKEARRLFLAPDVVDCATVDLKWNEPSEDDLIQFMCTEKQFSEDRIRNGCKKMSKSRQGSTQGRLDSFFSVTGSLSSKRKVPDAKGSAKKKQKTGATPGKFKKGK
- the tmem241 gene encoding transmembrane protein 241 isoform X3 gives rise to the protein MFLGSIYAGSRALSRMAVPYFFTVQNASHVVSYLLLRVVHKEQKTSWSKLSSMCIMFFSAINLPIHNPGFDLNTYGWAVCHLACVGAYRVFRIRFKSIQLSVFDQQYINYMFSICLLALAAHPTGDLFAAWEFPLLASYTFHWGCCASALLGFLLLLATVKLKSGLSLEESRTWTFLSKLAAVTLSPLAFPLDPNIPSFACVFFSLVGEALLVYSDMDTKA